One window of the Caldibacillus debilis DSM 16016 genome contains the following:
- the sucD gene encoding succinate--CoA ligase subunit alpha, producing the protein MSIYINKDTKVIVQGITGKTALFHTKQMLEYGTKIVGGTSPGKGGTFIEGVPVFNTVKAAVEQTGATASVIYVPAPFAADAIMEAVDAELDLVICITEGIPVLDMVKVKRYMEGKKTRLIGPNCPGVITPEECKIGIMPGYIHKKGHVGVVSRSGTLTYEAVHQLSQAGIGQSTAVGIGGDPVNGTNFIDVLKAFNEDPDTYAVIMIGEIGGTAEEDAARWVKENMEKPVVGFIGGRTAPPGKRMGHAGAIISGGKGTADEKIRVMNECGIRVAETPAVIGETLIQVLKEKGLYEKCKTH; encoded by the coding sequence GTGAGCATCTATATCAATAAGGACACGAAAGTGATCGTTCAAGGAATCACGGGGAAAACGGCCCTTTTCCATACCAAACAAATGCTGGAATACGGCACGAAGATCGTCGGCGGCACCTCGCCCGGAAAAGGGGGGACCTTCATTGAAGGGGTTCCCGTTTTCAACACGGTGAAAGCGGCGGTGGAACAAACTGGAGCGACGGCATCGGTCATTTACGTGCCCGCCCCCTTCGCGGCGGACGCGATCATGGAGGCGGTGGACGCCGAACTGGATCTGGTGATTTGCATCACCGAAGGCATACCCGTCTTGGACATGGTGAAGGTCAAGCGTTACATGGAAGGGAAGAAAACCCGCCTGATCGGGCCGAACTGCCCGGGCGTCATCACCCCGGAAGAGTGCAAGATCGGCATCATGCCCGGTTACATCCACAAAAAAGGCCATGTCGGCGTCGTCTCCCGTTCCGGCACGTTGACCTATGAGGCCGTCCATCAATTGTCCCAGGCGGGAATCGGCCAGTCGACGGCCGTCGGAATCGGGGGCGATCCGGTGAACGGCACGAATTTCATCGATGTTTTAAAGGCCTTCAATGAAGATCCGGATACCTACGCGGTAATCATGATCGGGGAAATCGGCGGCACCGCGGAAGAAGATGCGGCCCGCTGGGTGAAAGAAAACATGGAAAAGCCGGTCGTCGGCTTCATCGGCGGACGCACGGCGCCTCCCGGAAAACGGATGGGCCATGCCGGCGCCATCATTTCCGGAGGAAAAGGCACGGCCGATGAAAAGATCCGCGTCATGAACGAATGCGGAATCAGGGTTGCGGAAACCCCTGCCGTGATCGGCGAAACCCTCATCCAGGTATTGAAAGAAAAAGGCCTCTACGAAAAATGCAAAACCCATTAA
- the sucC gene encoding ADP-forming succinate--CoA ligase subunit beta, with translation MNIHEYQAKEILRDYGVSVPRGIVAFTVDEAVEAAKKLGTDTVVVKAQIHAGGRGKAGGVKVAKNLDDVRTYAQQLLGKTLVTHQTGPEGKEVKRLLIEEGCAIQKEYYIGFVVDRSSSRVVLMASEEGGTEIEEVAAKTPEKIFKEYIDPAVGLLPFQARRIAFHIHIPKELVNQAVQFMMGLYRVFVEKDCSIAEINPLVTTADGKVLALDAKLNFDANALYRNQDILQYRDPDEEDPKEVEASKHGLSYISLDGNIGCMVNGAGLAMATMDIIKYYGGEPANFLDVGGGATAEKVTEAFKIILSDPKVKGIFVNIFGGIMRCDVIATGVVEAAKQVGLKVPLVVRLEGTNVDLGKKILNESGLNIIAAESMADGAQKIVELVQ, from the coding sequence ATGAATATCCACGAGTATCAAGCGAAAGAAATTTTAAGGGATTACGGGGTTTCCGTTCCGCGGGGCATCGTCGCCTTTACCGTGGATGAAGCCGTGGAAGCGGCGAAAAAGCTCGGCACGGATACGGTCGTCGTGAAAGCGCAGATCCATGCGGGCGGACGCGGAAAAGCGGGAGGCGTAAAGGTTGCGAAAAACCTGGATGATGTCCGTACATATGCCCAACAGCTTTTGGGCAAGACGCTCGTTACCCACCAAACCGGCCCCGAAGGCAAAGAAGTAAAGCGTTTACTTATCGAAGAAGGCTGTGCGATTCAAAAGGAATATTACATCGGTTTCGTCGTCGACCGGTCCTCCTCCCGGGTCGTCTTAATGGCTTCCGAAGAAGGGGGAACGGAGATCGAAGAGGTGGCGGCGAAGACCCCGGAGAAAATCTTTAAGGAATATATCGATCCGGCCGTCGGTCTGTTGCCCTTCCAGGCGAGACGGATCGCCTTCCATATCCATATCCCGAAGGAGCTGGTCAATCAGGCCGTCCAATTCATGATGGGACTGTACCGGGTTTTTGTCGAAAAGGATTGTTCCATCGCCGAGATCAACCCGCTGGTCACGACCGCCGACGGGAAGGTATTGGCGTTGGACGCCAAGCTGAATTTTGATGCCAACGCTTTGTACCGGAATCAGGATATTTTGCAATACCGCGATCCCGATGAAGAGGATCCGAAGGAAGTGGAAGCGTCCAAGCACGGCCTCAGCTACATCTCCCTGGACGGGAATATCGGCTGCATGGTGAACGGTGCGGGACTGGCGATGGCGACGATGGACATCATCAAATATTACGGGGGCGAACCCGCCAATTTCCTCGATGTGGGCGGAGGAGCCACCGCCGAAAAAGTGACCGAGGCGTTCAAAATCATCCTTTCCGACCCGAAGGTGAAGGGGATTTTCGTCAATATTTTCGGGGGCATCATGAGGTGTGACGTCATCGCCACCGGCGTCGTCGAAGCCGCCAAACAGGTCGGCCTGAAAGTGCCCCTCGTCGTCAGGCTCGAAGGGACGAACGTGGATTTGGGCAAGAAGATCCTGAACGAATCGGGATTGAATATCATCGCCGCCGAATCCATGGCCGACGGCGCGCAAAAAATCGTGGAGCTCGTGCAATGA
- a CDS encoding EscU/YscU/HrcU family type III secretion system export apparatus switch protein has protein sequence MKREKRKKAVALTFNEAADPAPRVTAKGQGRIAEAIIQRARENDVPVREDPSLAELLLKIDLDEVIPESLYTAVAEIFALIYRADQRAKELRKDKNPQER, from the coding sequence ATGAAAAGGGAAAAACGGAAAAAAGCCGTCGCCCTGACGTTCAATGAAGCGGCCGATCCGGCCCCGCGCGTTACGGCCAAAGGGCAGGGCCGGATCGCCGAAGCGATCATTCAACGGGCGAGGGAAAACGATGTCCCGGTCCGCGAAGACCCTTCCCTTGCCGAGCTTCTCTTGAAGATCGATCTGGACGAGGTGATCCCCGAGTCCCTCTATACGGCGGTGGCGGAAATATTCGCCTTGATCTATCGGGCGGATCAAAGGGCAAAAGAGCTCCGCAAGGACAAAAATCCGCAAGAACGGTAG
- a CDS encoding flagellar hook-length control protein FliK translates to MEIRSAFPFYRQKEVHTETAPFRNGQLVFGRVLKLLPDGRALVRIGKEAFWAKAEAPLVAHRDYLFQIAAEKGSVRLKIAEQDAEGGLSRLLSAPNGDLLRRLIQFFRESGLPFDREVFRKGEAWLKAVPDIGLGMQTIKVMAQNRLPFTDEMFHGLYSFHGKESLSGLISRFFELLEKETGTIGPRWQSLMDRFPIRREQPLLALFARWLDPAVPEEESRAAFRLLSAVFPGWADKGEEQLLREAAEKLGFPGEGTRRDFRSVLFTGWRDSRFHGDDPFSFLSRVFSDRSLDIRAPADGQNLVSRFPEIFGKAEGEAWRRFAGAHPLLFTDWTKGDEVLKAFQWIIRTVRGDGEAGGETASFRRELEVLLENRNLSPELRLSAEKLFSRIAAEEHLFAERDGMFQGVTEIPLFFQGEKADLVIRWFGKKRGEKLDEDYCRVVFDLTMPHLGDLCVFVTVQNRIVSLTFYSGFDRLEESVGPGLPALREGLKKIDYTLGTVKFQKPHEPSGSLPEEPIFRESRVDIKI, encoded by the coding sequence ATGGAAATCCGTTCCGCATTCCCCTTTTACCGGCAAAAGGAAGTTCATACGGAAACGGCGCCCTTTCGGAACGGGCAGCTGGTATTCGGAAGGGTGCTGAAGCTCCTTCCCGACGGCCGGGCCCTGGTCCGGATCGGGAAAGAAGCCTTTTGGGCCAAGGCCGAGGCCCCTTTGGTTGCCCACAGGGACTATCTGTTTCAAATTGCTGCCGAAAAGGGAAGCGTCCGGCTGAAAATCGCCGAGCAGGACGCCGAAGGGGGGCTGTCCCGGCTATTATCCGCCCCGAACGGGGATTTGCTCCGCCGCCTCATCCAATTTTTCCGCGAGTCGGGACTGCCCTTCGACCGGGAAGTTTTCCGCAAGGGGGAAGCCTGGCTGAAGGCGGTCCCGGACATCGGTCTGGGCATGCAAACGATCAAAGTGATGGCACAAAACCGCCTTCCTTTTACGGATGAAATGTTTCACGGCCTCTATTCCTTTCACGGGAAGGAATCCCTTTCCGGCCTCATCTCCCGGTTTTTCGAACTTTTGGAGAAGGAAACGGGAACGATCGGCCCGCGTTGGCAATCGCTGATGGACCGATTCCCCATCCGCAGGGAACAGCCGCTTCTTGCCCTTTTCGCGCGCTGGCTGGATCCCGCCGTTCCTGAAGAAGAGAGCCGCGCCGCCTTCCGCTTGCTTTCGGCCGTTTTTCCCGGCTGGGCGGACAAAGGCGAGGAGCAGCTGCTGCGAGAGGCGGCGGAGAAACTGGGTTTTCCGGGGGAAGGGACGAGGCGGGATTTTCGCTCCGTTCTCTTTACCGGGTGGCGGGACAGCCGTTTTCATGGGGACGATCCCTTTTCCTTCCTTTCCCGCGTCTTTTCGGACCGGTCCTTGGACATCCGCGCGCCGGCGGACGGACAAAACCTTGTTTCCCGTTTTCCGGAAATTTTCGGGAAGGCGGAAGGGGAAGCATGGCGGCGGTTTGCCGGGGCCCATCCCCTGCTATTTACCGATTGGACGAAGGGAGATGAGGTCCTGAAGGCCTTTCAATGGATCATCCGCACGGTCCGGGGGGACGGGGAAGCCGGAGGAGAGACGGCTTCGTTCAGGCGGGAACTGGAAGTTTTGCTGGAAAACAGAAATCTTTCCCCGGAACTGCGGCTGTCGGCGGAAAAGCTGTTCTCGCGGATTGCGGCCGAGGAACACCTGTTTGCCGAAAGGGACGGGATGTTCCAGGGGGTGACGGAGATCCCCCTGTTTTTCCAAGGGGAAAAGGCGGATCTCGTCATCCGTTGGTTCGGAAAGAAAAGGGGCGAAAAGCTGGACGAAGATTATTGCCGCGTTGTGTTCGATTTAACCATGCCCCATTTGGGCGATTTGTGCGTATTCGTAACGGTGCAGAACCGGATCGTCAGCCTGACTTTCTACAGCGGGTTCGACCGGCTGGAAGAATCGGTCGGACCCGGGCTTCCCGCTTTGCGGGAGGGATTGAAAAAAATCGATTACACCCTCGGAACGGTAAAATTTCAAAAACCGCACGAACCTTCCGGAAGTTTGCCCGAGGAACCGATTTTTCGCGAAAGCCGGGTGGATATCAAAATATGA
- a CDS encoding ribonuclease HII, with product MARETIRQIWEKLQSVEDENDPFLLACAEDERKGVRQLLSRWKREKEKRLKEKELFEKMCVFEKQLRQEGFQMIAGIDEVGRGPLAGPVVGCAVILPEDFYLPGINDSKKLTPQMRNIFEEQIRKEAVAVGIGIVHAPEIDRLNIYRAAKKAMAHAVAQLSVFPDHLLIDAMEIDVPVPQTKLIKGDARSVSIAAASIVAKVCRDRMMIEYSKKYPMYHFDKNMGYATEEHLQALRKYGPSPLHRRSFAPVKDLIEGS from the coding sequence TTGGCAAGGGAAACGATCCGACAAATATGGGAGAAATTGCAATCCGTCGAGGATGAAAACGATCCTTTTCTTTTGGCGTGCGCCGAGGATGAGCGGAAGGGCGTGCGGCAGCTGCTTTCCCGCTGGAAGAGGGAGAAGGAGAAACGGCTGAAAGAAAAGGAACTTTTTGAGAAGATGTGCGTCTTTGAAAAACAGCTCCGGCAGGAAGGATTTCAGATGATCGCCGGGATCGATGAAGTGGGCAGGGGCCCGCTGGCCGGTCCGGTCGTCGGCTGCGCGGTGATTTTGCCGGAAGATTTTTATTTGCCCGGGATCAATGATTCGAAGAAATTGACCCCGCAAATGCGAAACATCTTCGAGGAACAAATCAGAAAAGAAGCGGTCGCCGTCGGAATCGGTATCGTCCACGCCCCGGAAATCGACAGGCTGAACATCTATCGCGCCGCGAAAAAAGCGATGGCTCACGCCGTCGCCCAATTGTCCGTTTTTCCGGATCATCTGTTGATCGATGCGATGGAAATCGATGTCCCGGTTCCCCAAACGAAACTGATCAAGGGGGACGCCCGTTCCGTATCCATCGCCGCGGCGTCCATCGTCGCCAAAGTTTGCCGGGACAGGATGATGATCGAATACAGCAAAAAATATCCGATGTATCATTTCGACAAAAATATGGGGTACGCCACGGAGGAACATTTGCAGGCCTTGCGGAAGTACGGCCCTTCCCCTTTGCATCGGAGAAGCTTTGCCCCTGTGAAAGATCTGATCGAAGGAAGCTGA
- the ylqF gene encoding ribosome biogenesis GTPase YlqF, with amino-acid sequence MSTIQWFPGHMAKAKREVTEKLKLVDVVYELLDARVPLSSRNPLIDEIVREKPRILLLNKADLADPDKTERWLDYFRSRNMTALAINSQTGRGIAEIPSLSKKLVEDKFAKMRAKGLRPRPVRGMVLGIPNSGKSTLINRLAGRNAAKTGNVPGVTKSQQWIKVGPALELLDTPGILWPKFDDPEAGYKLALTGAIKDSVLNLQDIAAYAINFLRKEYPARLADRYKLEQVPDDLQRVFDEIGKKRGCLMAGGQIDYDKTAEVIVRDVRSNKLGPLTFDLPPS; translated from the coding sequence ATGTCGACGATCCAATGGTTTCCCGGCCATATGGCGAAGGCGAAAAGGGAAGTTACGGAAAAGCTGAAACTGGTGGATGTGGTTTACGAACTGCTCGATGCGCGCGTTCCGTTATCATCCAGAAATCCCCTGATCGACGAAATCGTCCGGGAAAAGCCCCGGATTCTTTTGTTGAACAAAGCCGACTTGGCGGATCCGGATAAAACGGAGCGGTGGCTCGATTATTTCCGGAGCCGGAACATGACCGCCCTCGCCATCAATTCCCAAACCGGCCGGGGAATTGCCGAAATCCCATCCTTGTCGAAAAAGCTGGTTGAGGACAAATTTGCCAAAATGCGTGCGAAAGGCCTCCGCCCCCGTCCCGTCCGCGGCATGGTTTTGGGGATCCCGAATTCGGGAAAATCCACCCTGATCAACCGGCTGGCGGGGCGAAACGCGGCCAAGACCGGAAACGTTCCAGGCGTGACGAAAAGCCAGCAATGGATCAAAGTCGGCCCGGCTTTGGAACTTTTGGATACCCCGGGGATCCTTTGGCCGAAATTTGACGATCCGGAGGCCGGGTACAAGCTGGCTTTGACGGGAGCGATCAAGGATTCGGTCTTGAATTTGCAGGATATCGCCGCCTATGCCATCAACTTTTTGCGGAAGGAATATCCGGCCCGGCTGGCCGACCGGTACAAGCTGGAACAGGTGCCGGATGATTTGCAACGGGTGTTCGATGAAATCGGGAAGAAAAGGGGCTGCCTGATGGCGGGCGGGCAGATCGATTACGATAAGACTGCCGAGGTCATCGTCCGGGATGTCCGCTCGAACAAATTGGGCCCGCTGACCTTTGACCTCCCGCCATCCTGA
- the lepB gene encoding signal peptidase I — protein sequence MKKRKSDLWEWLKIIVVAFILAGCIRYFLFTPIIVDGYSMMPTLENRDRMIVNRISYLIGEPKRFDIVVFHAPEKKDYIKRVIGLPGDHIEYKNDTLYINGKKYDEPYLDQYKKSIVGGTLTEPFSVTVPEGHIFVMGDNRRYSKDSRHIGPIPIDSVIGKANLIYWPLEDFRIIH from the coding sequence ATGAAGAAAAGGAAAAGCGATTTGTGGGAATGGCTGAAGATCATCGTCGTCGCTTTTATCCTGGCAGGCTGCATCCGATATTTCCTGTTCACGCCCATCATCGTCGACGGTTATTCGATGATGCCGACGCTGGAAAACAGGGACCGGATGATCGTCAACCGGATCTCCTACCTGATCGGGGAGCCGAAACGGTTTGACATTGTCGTTTTTCACGCCCCGGAAAAGAAGGATTATATCAAAAGGGTCATCGGTCTGCCGGGGGATCATATCGAATACAAAAACGACACTTTATATATTAACGGAAAAAAATATGATGAACCTTATTTGGATCAATATAAAAAATCCATCGTGGGCGGGACGCTGACGGAACCCTTTTCGGTGACCGTGCCGGAAGGGCATATCTTTGTGATGGGCGACAACCGCCGTTACAGCAAGGACAGCCGTCATATCGGACCGATCCCCATCGACAGCGTCATCGGAAAAGCGAACCTGATCTATTGGCCTTTGGAAGATTTCCGCATCATTCATTGA
- the rplS gene encoding 50S ribosomal protein L19, translated as MHHLIQEITKEQLRTDLPAFRPGDTVRVHVKVTEGNRERIQVFEGVVIKRRGGGISETFTVRKISYGVGVERTFPLHSPKIAKLEVVRRGKVRRAKLYYLRNLRGKAARIKEIL; from the coding sequence ATGCATCATTTGATTCAGGAAATCACGAAGGAACAGCTTCGCACCGATTTGCCCGCATTCCGTCCCGGCGATACGGTACGCGTCCACGTGAAAGTCACGGAAGGGAACCGCGAACGTATCCAAGTGTTTGAAGGCGTCGTCATCAAACGGAGGGGCGGAGGAATCAGCGAAACCTTCACGGTAAGGAAAATTTCTTACGGCGTCGGTGTGGAACGGACCTTCCCGCTGCATTCGCCGAAAATTGCCAAGCTTGAAGTCGTCCGCCGCGGAAAAGTGCGCCGTGCGAAGCTTTATTACTTGCGCAACCTTCGCGGCAAAGCTGCACGCATAAAAGAAATTCTGTAA
- the trmD gene encoding tRNA (guanosine(37)-N1)-methyltransferase TrmD, with product MRIDVLTLFPEMFPNVLGTSILERARERKAVEYHLVNFREYSDDKHRTVDDYPYGGGAGMVLKPQPIYDAVADITNKVSAERRRVILLCPQGEPYTQKKAEELAKEEHLILICGHYEGFDERIRHLATDEISIGDYVLTGGELAAMVIIDSVVRLLPGVLGNEASHVEESFSTGLLEHPHYTRPADFRGMKVPEVLLSGNHKKIEEWRKKEALKRTFLRRPDLLKDYPLTDEEKKWIGEWEKEGKT from the coding sequence ATGAGGATCGACGTTTTGACCCTGTTTCCGGAAATGTTCCCCAACGTCCTCGGAACGTCCATCCTGGAAAGGGCAAGGGAAAGAAAAGCGGTGGAATACCATCTCGTCAATTTCCGCGAGTATTCCGACGACAAACACCGGACGGTGGACGACTATCCTTACGGCGGAGGGGCGGGAATGGTGCTGAAGCCGCAGCCGATCTACGATGCGGTGGCGGATATCACAAACAAAGTCTCCGCGGAAAGGCGGAGGGTGATCCTTTTATGCCCGCAAGGGGAGCCCTACACGCAAAAAAAGGCGGAGGAACTGGCCAAGGAAGAGCATTTGATCCTCATCTGCGGCCATTATGAAGGGTTTGATGAACGGATCCGCCATTTGGCAACCGACGAAATCTCCATCGGCGACTACGTACTGACCGGGGGGGAGCTGGCGGCGATGGTGATCATCGACAGCGTCGTCCGGCTCCTGCCCGGGGTTTTGGGAAACGAAGCGTCCCATGTCGAGGAATCCTTTTCCACCGGCCTCCTGGAACACCCCCACTATACCCGCCCGGCAGATTTCCGCGGCATGAAAGTCCCGGAAGTGCTTTTGTCCGGCAACCACAAAAAGATCGAGGAATGGCGGAAAAAGGAAGCGCTCAAGCGGACGTTTTTGCGCCGTCCGGATCTTTTGAAAGATTATCCTTTGACCGACGAAGAAAAAAAATGGATCGGGGAATGGGAAAAAGAAGGCAAAACTTGA
- the rimM gene encoding ribosome maturation factor RimM (Essential for efficient processing of 16S rRNA), with the protein MERWLNVGKIVNTHGIRGEVRVISRTDFPEQRYRKGNRLYLFLPKESEPVPLTVKSWRVHKNFDLLRFEGYDSIQDVEKFKGGMLKIPESALDELDEGEYYFFEIIGCSVYTMDGKEIGKVKEILTPGANDVWVVDGEGGEKIYIPYIGDVVKKVDVKDKKIWIEPMEGLLP; encoded by the coding sequence ATGGAGCGCTGGCTGAACGTCGGAAAAATCGTCAATACCCACGGCATTCGCGGGGAAGTCCGCGTCATATCCCGCACCGATTTTCCCGAGCAAAGGTACCGGAAGGGAAACCGGCTGTATCTGTTTTTGCCGAAGGAATCCGAACCCGTCCCCTTGACGGTGAAAAGCTGGCGGGTCCACAAAAACTTTGATTTGCTGCGTTTTGAAGGATATGATTCGATTCAGGACGTGGAAAAATTCAAAGGCGGGATGCTGAAGATTCCGGAAAGCGCCTTGGACGAATTGGACGAAGGCGAGTATTATTTTTTTGAGATCATCGGCTGTTCCGTTTATACGATGGACGGGAAAGAGATCGGAAAGGTAAAAGAAATTTTGACGCCGGGCGCCAACGACGTGTGGGTGGTTGACGGGGAAGGGGGAGAAAAGATATACATTCCCTATATCGGGGATGTGGTCAAGAAGGTCGACGTAAAGGATAAAAAGATATGGATCGAACCGATGGAAGGGCTGCTGCCATGA
- a CDS encoding YlqD family protein, with product MKIIQRVQVFQVLTENSKKALKEQFLSRKRQLEKECGQLQFEMKKMEKTKKFAVSDVRFYFEREIKSREEKIKWLEYQLEQLEQLPIGSEIKDGELEAVAEIGVGDSWDKIVNGKSIVIKDGIIVEIREG from the coding sequence ATGAAGATCATCCAAAGGGTCCAGGTCTTTCAAGTATTGACGGAAAACAGCAAAAAAGCCTTGAAGGAACAGTTCCTCTCCCGGAAGCGGCAATTGGAAAAAGAATGCGGGCAGCTCCAATTTGAAATGAAAAAGATGGAGAAAACCAAAAAATTCGCCGTCAGCGATGTCAGATTTTATTTCGAACGGGAAATCAAATCCCGGGAAGAAAAGATCAAATGGCTGGAATACCAGCTGGAACAGCTGGAACAATTGCCGATCGGGAGCGAGATCAAGGACGGGGAGTTGGAAGCGGTCGCCGAAATTGGAGTCGGCGATTCGTGGGATAAAATCGTGAACGGAAAATCGATTGTCATAAAAGACGGGATCATCGTGGAGATCAGGGAGGGATGA
- a CDS encoding KH domain-containing protein yields the protein MKKLIEAIVKPLVDFPDEVRVDVAEERDRIVYKLSVHPDDLGKVIGKNGRMAKAIRTVVYAHAAATEKKKTYLDIQ from the coding sequence ATGAAAAAGCTGATTGAAGCCATCGTCAAGCCGTTGGTCGATTTCCCCGATGAAGTGCGCGTCGACGTTGCGGAGGAACGCGACCGCATCGTCTACAAACTGTCCGTCCATCCCGACGATCTCGGGAAGGTGATCGGGAAGAACGGACGGATGGCCAAAGCGATTCGGACGGTTGTCTATGCCCACGCTGCAGCGACGGAAAAAAAGAAGACCTATTTGGACATTCAATGA
- the rpsP gene encoding 30S ribosomal protein S16, whose amino-acid sequence MAVKIRLKRMGAKKSPFYRIVVADSRSPRDGRFIEMIGTYNPLTEPAQVEINEELALKWLRNGAKPSDTVRSLLSKKGILEKFHNEKYGKKDGHEKAD is encoded by the coding sequence ATGGCAGTAAAAATCCGTTTAAAACGCATGGGCGCGAAAAAATCCCCCTTTTACCGGATCGTTGTCGCAGATTCCCGTTCTCCCCGGGACGGCCGGTTTATCGAAATGATCGGGACTTACAATCCGTTGACGGAACCGGCCCAAGTGGAAATCAATGAAGAATTGGCCTTGAAATGGCTGAGAAACGGGGCGAAACCGTCGGACACGGTCCGCAGCCTTTTGTCGAAAAAAGGGATTTTGGAAAAATTCCACAATGAAAAATACGGAAAAAAGGATGGCCATGAAAAAGCTGATTGA